One window of Triticum dicoccoides isolate Atlit2015 ecotype Zavitan chromosome 5A, WEW_v2.0, whole genome shotgun sequence genomic DNA carries:
- the LOC119298414 gene encoding bZIP transcription factor 27-like, with product MEELWKDMSLPSTPAALQSYHIRSPAAAVFPQDYLAGPVPLRRGAPYTALTLSSSVQFTFHGGGPGSGTPSGSSSCNDYPFGFPSASGANSGNNNSKRVQVDAPAAVDRQRRMIKNRESAARSRARKQAYTNELEMELAQLRRENQMLIKREQDFIKERSATAAQAAVLPDCSSSRSNGGGRSRSSRSTLHFGLEQRQRCRSAPAP from the exons ATGGAGGAGTTGTGGAAGGACATGTCCCTGCCTTCCACCCCGGCCGCGCTGCAGTCGTACCACATCCGCTCTCCAGCCGCCGCCGTCTTCCCCCAGGACTACCTCGCCGGCCCGGTGCCGCTGCGGCGGGGGGCTCCTTACACGGCGCTCACCCTCAGCTCCTCCGTCCAGTTCACCTTCCACGGTGGTGGTCCCGGTTCCGGTACGCCCTCCGGCTCCAGCTCCTGCAATGACTACCCCTTTGGCTTCCCCTCCGCCTCCGGAGCCAACAGCGGCAACAACAACAGCAAGAGGGTGCAGGTCGATGCTCCGGCGGCGGTCGACCGTCAGCGCCGGATGATAAAGAACCGGGAGTCGGCGGCCCGGTCGCGGGCGCGGAAGCAGGCCTACACCAACGAGCTGGAGATGGAGCTGGCGCAGCTGCGCAGGGAGAACCAGATGCTCATCAAGCGCGAGCAGGACTTCATCAAA GAACGTTCGGCGACGGCGGCGCAGGCGGCAGTGCTCCCCGactgcagcagcagcagaagcaacgGCGGCGGCAGGAGCAGGTCCAGCAGGTCCACTCTCCACTTCGGGCTCGAGCAGAGGCAGAGGTGCCGCTCCGCCCCTGCGCCATGA